A window of Micromonospora sp. WMMC415 genomic DNA:
CGACGAGATCCTGCGGCTGGAGGCGCCGGTGCACTTCCTGGCCCGGGCCGCGCCGCGCGACGCCGTACTCGGCGGCGTGCCGATCGCCCGCGACCAGAACGTCCTGCTCGTCCTCGCCGCGGCCAACCGCGACCCGGCCCGTTTTCCCGACCCGGACCGCTTCGACCCGCGCCGCCCCGGCCCGCCGTCGCTGGCGTTCGGCATCGGCCCGCACTACTGCCTCGGCGCCGCCGTGTCCCGCCTGGAGGGGCGGCTGGCGCTGCCCCGGCTGCTGTCCCGCTTCCCCCGGCTGCGCATCGAGGAGCCACCGACCTACAGCGGCAGCCTGTTCCTGCGCGGCATCGACAAGCTCCTGGTCGACACCGGGGGAGAGGAGCGACCGTGAGCCTGCATCCCCAGGCCGAGGCGTACCGGGCCGCCCGGGCGGCCGCCGGCACGCCACCGCTGTACACCCAGACCCTCGCCGAGGCGCGCGCCGCCGACCTCGCCGCGATCCGCGCCGGCTCCGGCGTGGTCGAACCGGTGCACGAGGTACGCGACACGCACGTTCCCGGCCCGGCGGGCGACGTGCCGGTCCGGATCCACCGCCCGGCCGGCCCGGGACCGCTGCCCACCCTGCTCTGGTTCTTCGGCGGCGGGTGGACGCTGGGCAGCGTCGACACCGCCGACGGGATCTGCCGGCGGCTGGCCAACGCCGTGCCGTGCCAGGTGGTCACCGTCGGCTACCGGCTCGCCCCCGAGGCCCCGTTCCCGGCGGCCGTGCACGACTGCCACGCGGCGCTCCGTTTCGTCGCCGCGCACCCGGTGGAGTTCGGCGCCGACCCGGAGCGCCTCGCCGTCGGCGGGGACAGCGCGGGCGGGAACCTCGCCGCCGCGGTCACCCTGCTGGCCCGCGACACCGGTCCCCGGCTGGCGGCGCAGCTGCTGGTCTACCCGAACACCGACCAGACCGCGGAGCCGGCCGGTGACGACGACCCGCTGCTGTTCAACCGGCGCTCGGTCGCCTGGTACCGGTCGCACTACCTGGCCGACCCGGCCGACGCCCGGGACCCGCTCGCCTCGCCCCTGCTCGCCGACGACCTGGGCGGGCTGCCGCCGGCGCTGGTGGTGACCGCCGAGCACGACCCGCTGCGGGACGAGGGCGAGCGGTACGCCGACCGGCTCCGCGACGCCGGGGTGCCGACGATCCGCACCCGGTACGCGGGGATGGTCCACGGTTTCTTCGCGATGCCCGGCACCTTCGACGACGGCCGGCGCGCCCAGGACGAGGCCGCCGCGTTCCTGCGCGAGCGGTTCGGGCTCACGGTACCGGCGGTGGCGGCCCCGGTCGGGACGGTGACCGACCATGTCTGAGACGTCCCTGTCGAAGCCGGACGTGCCGCTGGGCGAGCCACCCGCTCCCGCCGGACTGGCCGACTTCGCGGACCTGGCGCGGGCGGTGCTACCGCCGGAGGTGTGGGACTTCGTCGACGGCGGCAGCGGTGCCGAGACCACGCTCGCGGCGAACCGTCGCGCCCTGGACCGGGTCGGCGTGCTGCCCCGCGTGCTGCGCGGCGTGGCCACCCCGCGCACCGAGGCTCGGCTGCTCGGCGCCACCCACGCGCTGCCGGTGGCGGTCGCACCGATGGCGTACCAGCGGCTGCTGCACCCCGACGGGGAGACCGCGCTCGCCGGCGCGGCCGGTGCCGCCGGCGTCCCGTACGTGGCGAGCACGTTGAGCAGCGCGCCGATCGAGGAGATCGCCGCCGCCGGCGGGACGGTCTGGTTCCAGCTCTACTGGCTGCGCGACCGGGGGCTCGTCACCGACCTGCTGGACCGGGCCCGGGCGGCGGGCTGCGCCGCGCTGGTGCTCACCGTGGACGTGCCGATCCTCGGCCGCCGGCTGCGCGACGTGCGCAACTCGTTCGCCATCCCGCCGCACGTCATCGCCGCGAACCTGCCCGCCGGCCGGGACGACCTGGCGCACGCCGCCACCCCGGGCGTGTCCGCCGTCGCCGCCCACACCGGCGAGGTCTTCGCGCCGGCGGTGACCTGGGCCGACCTGGACTGGCTGCGCGAGCGTACCCCGGTCCCGCTGGTGGTGAAGGGCGTCCTCGACCCGCGCGACGCCGTCCGCGCGGCGGAGGCCGGCGTGGACGCGGTGGTGGTCTCCAACCACGGCGGGCGGCAGCTCGACGGCGCACCGGCGAGTGCCGCCGCGCTGCCCGGGGTGGTCGAGGCGGTTGCCGGCCGGTGCGAGGTGCTGCTCGACAGCGGTGTCCGGGGCGGCGTCGACGTGTTGCGCGCGCTCGCCCTCGGCGCGCACGGCGTGCTGGTGGGCCGCCCGATGCTCTGGGCGCTCGCCGCCGGGGGCCGCTCCGGCGCCGAGACCGCGCTGTCGCTGCTGGCCGGCGAGTTCCGGGACGCGCTCGCGCTGGCCGGCTGCGCCGACCCGGCGGAGGCCCGGGACCTGCGGACGACGACGGTGGAGTGCGCATGACCGTGGACCTGCACGTGGCCGACCTGCACCCGGCCCTCGACGACGCCGCGCTGAACTCGATGAACTTCCTCAACGAGGTGGCGCAGCACTACCCGGATGCGGTGTCGCTGGCCGCCGGGCGGCCGTACGAGGAGTTCTTCGACGTCGCGGCGCTGCACCGGCACCTGGACACCTTCCGCCGGCACCTCGCCGACGACCTCGGGCAGACCCCGGAGCAGGTCCACCGCACCCTGCTCCAGTACGGGCGGACCAAGGGGATCGTCCACCACCTGGTCGCCCGCAACCTCGCCGTCGACGAGGGGCTGACGGTCGACCCGGAGGCCCTCGTCGTGACGGTCGGGTGCCAGGAGGCGATGTTCCTGGTGCTGCGGGCCCTGCGCGCCGGCCCGGACGACGTGGTGCTCGCCGTCGCACCGACGTACGTGGGGCTCACCGGGGCGGCGCGGCTGCTGGACCTGCCGGTGCGCCCGGTGGCCGGCGGGCCGTCCGGGGTGGACGCGGGTGACCTGCGTGCCGAGGTGCGGCGCGCCCGGGCCGAGGGGCTGCGCCCGCGCGCCTGCTACCTGATGCCGGACTTCGCCAACCCCTCGGGGACGAGCATCGGCGTGGCCGGGCGGCGCGCGTTGCTGGACCTGGCCGCCGAGGAGGACCTGCTGCTGGTCGAGGACAACCCGTACGGTCTCTTCCCGGCGGGGGACGCCCGGCGGCTGCCCACGCTCAAGGCGCTCGACACCGCTCGCCGGGTGGTCTACCTGGGCTCGTTCGCGAAGACGGTGCTGCCCGGCGCGCGGGTGGGCTACGTGGTGGCCGACCAGCGGGTGGCCGGTGCGGACGGCACGGTGGGCCTGTTCGCCGACCAGCTCGCCAAGATCAAGAGCATGGTCACGGTGAACACCTCGCCGATCGCCCAGGCGGTGGTCGGGGGTGCGCTGTTGGAGCACGGGTGCAGCCTGGTCGCCGCCACCGTCCGGGAGCGGGCCGCGTACACCCGGAACCTCCATCATTTGGTCGACGGCCTGGGGCGGCGCTTCCCGGCCGGGTCGCCGGTGCGGTGGACCGTGCCCACCGGCGGCTTCTTCGTGGTGGTGACCGTGCCGTTCCCGGTCGAGGACGCCCTGCTGCACCGCTCGGCCCGCGAGTTCGGGGTGCTGTGGACGCCGATGGCGCACTTCTACGACGACGGCACGCCGGTCCACGCGCTGCGGCTGTCGGTCAGCGCCGTCACCCCGGCCGAGATCGACGTCGGCCTGGACCGGTTGGCCGCGCTCGTCGCCGACGAGTCGGCCCGCCGGGGCGTCTCCGTCCCGGTCGGTTGACACACCGCGTTCACCGCACGGCAATGCGCTACCGCCCGCGTTCCGCCGTCCTCGGTGGACACTCATAATGATGGCCATGGTCACCTGGGAGTACGCCCTTCTGGTCCGCCGCTATCAGGGGCAGGGCCGCAATTTCCACGTCAGCTTCATCTGGTACGCCCCCGACGGGACGCGCCGGGACGTCACGGCGTACGGCGACACCGCGATCGCCCACCTCAACCGCGTCGGGCGTGAGGGGTGGGAGCTGGTCTCCGCGGCCGAGGACGTGAACAACGTGCAGGGCAGCACCGAGGTGCACCGCTACCACCTGAAGCGCCCGTTGGCGGAGGCCCCGTCCGGACGCTAGACAAGCGAACTGCGTTTCGTGAATAATGACGCGTAGTTCGATGGGGAGTACCCGACACCGACGCGCCGCCGTCAGTACGGCGCCGCCCGTTCCGTGCCGTGCCACGGGGCTGGCGGCCCCGGCGGCGCGGGCCGCCGCGCCGGCGGTCCGGGGAGACCGTCGGCCGGAACGCCGGCGATCCGCGCCGGCCGGTCGAGGGGAGTCGGGATGTCCCTGTCCGTTCCTTGGTGGGCCTGGCTGGCGCTGACCGCCGGCATCGCGCTGATGCTCGCGGTCGACCTGTTTCTGCACCGGGACAACCACGTCATCGAGTTCCGCGAGGCGGCGGTCTGGTCCGCCGTCTGGGTCGCGGCCGGCCTCGCCTTCGGCATCCTGCTGTGGTGGTGGCAGGGCGACGAGGCGGCCGGCGCCTACTACGCGGGTTACCTGATCGAGAAGGCGCTCTCGGTCGACAACGTCTTCGTCTTCGCGCTCGTCTTCACGTACTTCGCGGTCCCGGCCGCGTACCAGCACAAGGTGCTCTTCTGGGGCGTGGTCGGCGCGCTCGGATTCCGGCTGGTGTTCATCTTCGTCGGCGCCGAACTGCTGGAGACGTTCTTCTGGACGGCGTACGTCTTCGGCGCGTTCCTCGTCTGGACCGGCTGGAAGATGGCCTTCCGCCACGACGAGGAGGTCCACCCCGAGCGCAACCTGGTGGTGCGGCTGGTCCGCCGGCTGATCCCGACCGATCCCCGCTACCACGGCGAGCGGTTCTTCACCCGCGTCGACGGCCGGCGTGTCGCCACCCTGCTGTTCGTCGTCCTGATCGCGGTCGAGGCGACCGACCTCATCTTCGCCATCGACTCGGTCGCCGCCGTCCTCGCCATCACCACCAGCACGTTCATCGTCTGGACCGCGAACGCCTTCGCCGTGCTGGGCCTGCGCAGCCTCTACTTCTGCCTCGCCGGGCTGCTGCGCCGGTTCACCAAGCTGCACTACGGGCTGGCGGTGCTGCTCGCCTTCGCCGGCGTGAAGCTGATCCTCTCCGAGACGCCGGTCGGCAAGCTGCCCATCCCGGTGACCCTCGGCGTCATCGTGGTGACCCTCGCCGTGTCGATCGGGTGGAGCCTCGTCGCCACCCGCGACGCGCGGCCGGTCGACGCCGATCGGTGACCCGACTGAACCCCTCCCGGCCGGCGGCCGTGTCAACTAGGGTCTGACGTGATCTTGTCGACGAGGGAGTCGGAGGACATGAGAGTTCGGCTGCTGGCGGCTGCTGCGAGCACCCTTCTCCTGCCGGTCGCGGTCCCCACGGCGGCCGCGGCCGCGCCGGGGCGTACCGCCGTCGCCCCCGATGTGCCGTGCCCGCGGGTGGCCGTGCCGGCGCCCGCGCCGTCGCGTCCGCCCCGCCCGACGCCGCCCCCGGCGGTCGCCGAGGACCGGGCGGTGGGCGGGGCGGCGCTGGCCACCGAGGGCCTCGTCGTCCCGTCCGGCGCGCCCCGGCCGCCGGGCGTGACCGCGACGTCGTGGCTCGTCGCCGACCTGGACACGGGACAGGTGCTGGGCGCCTGCGGCCCGCACGAGCACGCCACCCCGGCGAGCGTGCAGAAGTTGCTGCTGGCCGCCGCCGTGCTGCCGCGCCTCGATCCGGAGCAGGTCGTCACCGTGACCCGGGAGGACCTCGACATCGAACCGGGCTCCTCGGCGGTCGGCCTGGTCGTCGGCGGGCGCTACCGGGTCGAGACGGTCTGGCTCGGCCTGCTGCTCCAGTCCGGGAACGAGGCGGCGAACGTGCTCGCCCGCCTCGGCGGCGGCGCCGACGGCCGGGCCGGCGGCGTCCGGGCGATGAACGAACTCGCCCGCCACCTGGGCGCCCGGCAGACGCATGCGGTCACCCCGTCCGGACTGGACGGGCGGGGGCAGTTCACCAGCGCGTACGACCTCGCCCTGATCGCCCGGGTCTGCTTCGCCGACCCCACCTTCCGGCGGTACGCGCTGACCGGGACGCACCAGATCCCCGCGCAGAGCCGGCCCCGCACGAAGGGTTTCCAGATTCAGAACGAGAACCCGCTCATCCGCCGCTACCCGGGCGCCCTCGGCGGCAAGACGGGCTTCACCGACCTGGCCCGCCACACGTACGTGGGAGCGGCCGAGCGGAACGGCCGGCGGCTCGTCGTCACGGTGCTGGGCGCCGAGTCCCGACCCGCCCGGGGCTGGGAGCAGGGTGCCGCCCTGCTCGACTGGGGCTTCGCCCTGCCCCGGGACGCCGCCGTCGGCCGGCTGGTCGAGCCGGGTGAGCTGGACGCCGCGGCGTCCGCCGCGCCACCGGCCGCCGGGGACGCCGCCCGTCGGGTGGCCGCCGGTGATCCGCTCCCCGAGGGGCTGACCGGGCCGGGGCCGCTGATCGTCGCGGCGGTGGCCGGGCTGGCCGGCCTGCTGACGCTGGTGGTGCGCTCGGCCCGGTCACCCCGGAGACGCCGCCGGGGCCGGCGCCGCGCCTGACCGCCGAAAGTTCCGTCGCTCTACCGGAAGCGTTCCGGCGGGGTGGGGAGGGCTCAGGAACCCGGTGGAGGGGCGGAGCTGTCCCGGACGACGAGCTCGGTGGCGAGCTCCACCCGGGGTGAGTCGATGGTCTCGCCCTGCGCCAGCCGCAGCGCCGTCCGCGCCGCCAGCCGCCCCATCTCGACGAGGGGCTGGCGGACGGTGGTCAGCGGCGGCGACGCCCACCGGGCCTCGGGCAGGTCGTCGAAGCCGACCACGCTGACGTCGTCCGGCACGCGCCGGCCCCGGCGGCGGATCGCCTCGTACACCCCGAACGCCATCTGGTCGCTGGCCGCGAAGATCGCCGTCGGCGGGTCGTCGAGGTCGAGCAGGGCCGTCCCGGCGGCGAATCCGGAGGCGTGGTAGAAGTCCCCGGGCCGTACCAGGCGGTCGTCCACCGCCACCCCGGCCGCCTCCAGCGCGGCGCGGTGCCCGTCCAGGCGGGCCCGGCTGCACAGCAGGTGCGGCGGGCCGGCGACGAAGCCGATCCGCCGGTGCCCCAGGGAGAGCAGGTGCTCGGTGGCGGCGAGCCCGCCCGCCCAGTTGGTCGCGCCGACCGTCGGCACGTCGGTGGCCGGAACACCGGCCGGGTCGACCACCACCACCGGCACGTTGAGCCGGCGCAGTTGCGCGTGCAGCGGCGGGCTCAGGTGCGAGGTCACGAAGATGACGCCGTCGGTGGCCCGGGCCCGCAGGTTCTGCAACCACTGCCGGGCGGATGCCGGCTGGCGGTGGATCGCCGAGACGACGGTGCCGACGCCGGCGCCGTGCCCGACGTCCTCGACACCCCGGATGATCTCCACGGCCCAGGGGCTGTCCAGGTCGTTGAAGACCAGGTCGAGCAGGCCGGCGCGGTGCACGGTGCGGTTGCCCGGCCGCCGGTAGCCGTGATGGCGCAGCAGTTCCTCGACGCGCTCCCGGGTCTCCGGTGCCACGTCGGACCGTCCGTTGAGCACCCGGGAGACGGTCGGCACCGAGACGCCGGCCTCCCGCGCGATCGCGGTGATGGTCACCCTGCGTCCCTCGTCCGTGTCCACCCGCGCCTCCTTCACCGACCGGGAAGACCGGCCAGGCATCACCGCAGCTCCGGAACGGCTCGCCCGTCCCACGGTCATCTTGCCCCACGGATGGGGGTTGACGACATGCCGGGGCGGTTCTAGCGTGCGAGCAAGTTACGGAAACGTTCCGGAAGTTTATCGGACACCTTTCGGTCCGCCCACCCCCAACCCCCACCAACGAAAGGCCTCGATATGAGACTACGATCGCGGCTCGCCCGCGCCGTCGCGGTCGGCGCCGCCCTCGCCCTGACACTGCCGCTGGCCGCCTGCGGTGGCGACGACGCGGGCGGTGAAGCGGACCAGATCCGCATCCTGGTGTACGGCGACGCCACCAACAAGGTGGAGACGCAGATCGTCGAGACGTTCAACAAGACCTCGAAGGTCAAGGCCGTCCTGGACACCATCCCCGGCGCCGACTACCAGACGAAGCTCCAGACGATCATCAACACCAACCAGGCGCCGGACGTGTTCTTCAACTGGGGCGGCGGCAGCATCGCGCCGTTCGTCAAGGCCGACCTGCTCCTACCGCTCGACGACATGATCGCCAAGGACCCGGGTCTGAAGGAGAACTTCCTGCCCTCGGTGTTCGACAGCGCCGTGGTCGACGGCAAGGCGTACGGGATCCCGATGCGGGGCACGCAGCCGGTGCTGCTCTTCCACAACAAGAAGGTCCTCGCCGACGCGGGGCTCACGCCGCCGAAGACCTGGGACGACCTGCTCAACGCGGTCAACGTCCTCAAGGCCAAGAAGATCACCCCGATCGCGCTCGGCGGCGGCGACCGGTGGCCGACCCAGATGTGGTACCAGTACCTCTACGACCGGGTGGCCGGCCCCGAGCTGTTCCGCTCGGCGCTCGGCGGTGACAAGAGCGTCTGGGAGAGCGCCGAGAGCCGCCGGGCCCTCGACCTGATGCGCCAGCTCACCGACGCCGGCGCCTTCGGCACCAACTTCGACTCCGTGAAGTGGACCGACCAGGGCTCGCCGACCCTGCTGGCCACCGGCAAGGCCGGTTTCGAGCTGATGGGCTCGTGGGCGTACTCCACCCACCAGGACTCCAAGCCGGAGTTCGCCAAGAACGACCTCGGGTGGACCGCCTTCCCCAGCATCCCCGGCGGCAAGGGCGACCCGCGCAACGTGGCGGGCAACACCAACAACTTCTACTCGGTGCTGAAGAAGACCAAGCACCCGGAGGCCGTGGCCGAGTTCCTCAAGCTCATGTACTCCGACGAGTTCGTCCAGGCGCAGCTCGGCATCGGCAACCTGCCCACCACCGTCAACACCGAGAAGTTCCTCGACACCGCGGGGAACCCGGAGTACTCGAAGTTCCAGTTCGAGTTGGTGAAGCAGGCGCCGTCGTTCCAGCTCTCCTGGGACCAGGCGTACCCGCCGGCCGCCACCACCACCATCCACCAGGCGGTGCAGCAGTACACCAACGGGCGGATGGACGCCGACGGCTTCATCAAGGCCATGCAGTCGCTCCAGGCCGGCTGACGGATGGCCGCCACCACCCTCGCGCCCCGGGCCACCACCGGGGAGCGGCGGGCCGTGCGACGCCCGGGCGGCGGGGTGATGCTCGCCCGCCCGGGCTTCGCCTGGGCCCTGCCCGCCACGCTGTTCTTCGCCTTCTTCGCGCTCGTCCCGCTCGTCCTGGTGGTCGTCCTGTCCCTCACCAGCTGGGCCGGCATCGGCGACGTCGAGTACGTGGGCCTCGCCAACTGGCGGCGGTTGGCCGACGACCCGGTGATGATCGACAGCCTCTGGCTCAGCCTGCTGCTCACCGCTCTCGGCGTGGCCGTGCAGACCCCGCTCAGCCTGCTCACCGGTGTCTGGGCCGCAGGCCGGCAGCGCAACCGGGCGGTGCTGTCGGCGATCTTCTTCCTGCCGCTGCTGCTGTCCGCCACCGCCGTGTCGGTGCTGTGGCGGGCACTGCTCGACCCGAACTTCGGCGTGCCCGGCCAGGCGCGCTGGCTCTTCGGCGACGGCAACCTCTTCGGCAGCCGGGCCGGTGCGCTCGCCGTCCTGGTCTTCGTGGCCAGCTGGCAGTACATCCCGTTCCACGCGCTGATCTACCAGGGCGCGGCCCGCACCATCCCGGCGGTGCTCTACCAGGCGGCCGAGATCGACGGGGCCGGACGGTGGCACCAGTTCTGGCACGTCACGCTGCCCCAACTGCGCAACGCGATGATCACCTCGTTGGTCATCATGGTGGTCGGCGGGCTGACCACCTTCGAGACCGTCCTCATCCTCACCCAGGGCGGGCCGGGCACCGACACCACCATCACCGCCTACTACATGTACCAGCAGGCGTTCCGCAGCTTCGACTTCGGCGCCGGCGCCGCCATCGCCCTGCTGCTGGTCGTGTCGGCCACGGTCATCTCGCTGATCATGGTCCGGGCCTCCGGCTACGACAAGATGCGCTCCACCTTGGAGGGGCTGTGACGCGGCACCGTCCGAACTGGCTGGCCGGGATCGGCGCGGTCGCCTGGCTGCTCGTCGTCGGCGTGCCGATCTACGTCATGCTGTCGATCACCGTGCAGACCCGCGAGGGTTACGGCGACAACGGCCCGATCTCCCTGCCGGACACCTTCACCCTCGACAACTACACCGGGGTGTTCGCCCAAGGCTTCGGGCGCTACTTCCTGAACACCATCGTGGTGACCGCCAGCGTGGTGGCGATCGTGCTGCTGCTCGTCACGCCGCTCGCGTACGCCATCGTGCGCAGCCGCAGCCGCCTCACCGGGCACGTGTTCCGGCTGTTCCTGCTCGGCCTGGCGATCCCCGCGCACGCGGTCGTCGTACCGATCTTCTACCTGATCAGCACGACCGGCCTCTACGACAACCTGCTCGGCGTCATCCTGCCCACGGCCGCGTTCGCCCTGCCGATCTGCGCGCTGATCCTCAGCGGCGCCATGCGGGACATCACCCCGGACCTGTACGAGGCGATGGCCATCGACGGCGCGACGCCGACCCGGGTCTTCCTGCGCCTGGTGCTGCCCCTGTCCCGGGGCGGCATCTCCACCATCGCCGTCTTCTCCGCCCTCCAGGCGTGGAACGGCTTCCTCTTCCCGCTCGTGCTCACCCAGTCCGACTCGACCAAGGTCATCACCCTTGGTCTGTACAACTTCCAGACGCAGTACGGCATCGACATCCCCGGGCTGATGGCCGCGGTGGTGCTGTCCATGGTGCCGGTCCTGCTCGTGTACCTGACCGCCCGCCGGGCCCTCATCCAGGGCCTGATGGGCGTGGGGGGAAAGTGACCGCCACGTGACCCTGGACATCGAATCCGGCGCCGCCACCTGGGCCGACCCCGCCCTCGACATCGACACCCGCGTCGACGCGCTGGTCGCCGCGATGACCCTGCCGGAGAAGCTCGCCCAGCTGTACGGCGTGTGGGTCGGCGCGTCCGCCGACGGCGGCGAGGTCGCCCCCCACCAGCACGAGATGGAGGAACCGGTCGACCTCGACGGCCTGCTGGACGTGGGGCTCGGCCAGCTCACCCGCCCGTTCGGCACCGCGCCGGTCGACCCGGCGCTCGGCGCGCTGTCGCTGCTGCGCACGCAGCAACGGATCGTGGCCGCCAACCGCTTCGGCATCCCGGCGGTGGCCCACGAGGAGTGCCTCGCCGGCTTCGCCGCGTGGGGCGCGACCGCGTACCCGGTGCCGCTGTCCTGGGGGGCCACCTTCGACCCCGACCTGATCCGCCGGATGGCCACCACGATCGGCGCCGACCTGCGCCGGGTCGGCGTGCACCAGGGCCTCGCACCGGTCCTCGACGTGGTGCGCGACGCCCGCTGGGGCCGGGTGGAGGAGACCATCGGCGAGGACCCGTACCTGGTCGGCACCATCGGCACCGCGTACGTGCAGGGCCTCGAGTCGGCCGGGGTGGTGGCCACCCTCAAGCACTTCGTGGGCTACTCCGCATCCCGGGGCGGCCGCAACCACGCCCCGGTGGGGATGGGCATCCGCGAGCGCGCCGACGTGATGCTCCCGCCGTTCGAGATGGCGATCCGGGAGAGCGGCGTCCGGTCGGTGATGGCCGCGTACACCGACACCGACGGCGTGCCGTCGACGGCCGACGAGGCGCTGCTGACCGGGCTGCTACGGGAAACGTGGGGCTTCGACGGCACGGTGGTGGCCGACTACTTCGGCATCGCCTTCCTGCGCACCACGCAGGGTGTGGCCGGCAGCTGGGACGAGGCCGCCGCGGCGGCCCTCGCCGCCGGCGTGGACGTCGAGCTGCCCACGGTCCGCACGTTCGGCGCGCCCCTGCGGGAGGCGCTCGACGCCGGCCGGGTGCCGGAGGCCCTGGTCGACCGCGCGGTACGCCGGGTGCTGCGGCAGAAGGCGCAGCTCGGTCTCCTCGACCCCGACTGGAGCCCGGTGCCGCCGGCCCTGGCCGGGACCGATCTCGCCGACCCGGACGCCCTGCGGGGCCGCCTCGACCTCGACCCGCCGGCCAACCGGGCCCTCGCCCGCGAGGTCGCCGAGCGGGCCGTCGTCCTGCTCGCGAACGACGGCACCCTGCCGCTGCACCGGCCGGCGCGCCTCGCGCTGGTCGGCCCGCAGGCGCGGCAGCGCACCGCCGTGCTCGGCTGCTACTCGTTCCCCGCCCACGTCGGGGCGCACCACCCGGAGGTGCCGCTCGGCATCGACCTGCCCACCCTGGCGGAGGCTCTGCGCCGCGAGTTCCCGGACAGCGAGCTGGTCACCGTGACCGGGGTCGCGGTCGACGGCGACGACGTCACCGGGGTGCCGGCCGCGGTCGCGGCGGCCCGCGACGCCGACGTGGTGATCGCGGCCCTCGGCGACCGGGCCGGGCTGTTCGGCCGCGGCACCAGCGGCGAGGGCTGCGACGCGGAGTCGCTGGCCCTGCCCGGGGCGCAGCAGCGGCTGCTCGACGCGCTCCTCGACACCGGCACGCCGGTGGTGGTGACACTGCTGGCCGGCCGCCCGTACGCGCTGGGTCGCGCCGTCGACGAGGCCGCCGCGGTCGTGCAGTCGTTCTTCCCCGGCGAGGAGGGCACCCCGGCGATCGCCGGTGTCCTCAGTGGCCGGGTCGACCCGTCCGGGCGGCTGCCGGTGAGCGTGCCGCGCCGGCCGGGCGCGCAGCCGTCCACCTACCTGAGCCCCCGGCTGGGGCAGGCGAACGGGGTGTCCAACGTCGACCCGACGCCGGCGTACGGCTTCGGTCACGGCCTGACGTACACCACCTTCGCCTGGACCGACCTGGTGGTGGACGTGCCGGCGGCGGCCACCGACGGCGAGCTGCGGCTGCACTTCACCTTGGCCAACACCGGCGACCGCGCGGGGAGCGAGGTCGTGCAGGTCTACGCCCACGACCCGGTGGCGTCCGTCGTGCAGCCCGTGCAGCGACTGGTCGGCTACCGCCGGATCCCCCTCGAACCCGGCGCGGCGTGCCGGGTCGAGGTCACCGTGCCGGCCGACCTGTTCGCGTTCACCGGGCGTGACGGGCGCCGTGTCGTCGAGCCGGGCGCGCTCGAGCTGCGGCTCGCGGCGTCCAGCACCGACCCGCGGCTGGTCGCGGCCGTCAGCCTGCACGGCCCGGCCCGGCACGTCGACCACCGCCGTGCCCTGCACCCCGGCTTCACGGTGACGCCCGCCCCGGCGGCCGGTTGACCGGCGTGTACACCGACGTCCCGGAGGAGCGGCTGCGGGCCCACCGTGGCGCCGTCACCGACCCGGAGGACTTCGACCTCTTCTGGGCCGACACCATCGGCGCGGCCCGGCTGGCCGGATGGCCGGTCCGGGCCGAGCCGGTGGCGACCGGGCTGACGACCGTCGAGGTGTACGACGTGACCTTCGCCGGGTACGCGGGCCAGCCCGTGCGGGCCTGGCTCCGGCTCCGGCTGCCCGCGGGCTGGCGCTGGCCGCCGCCGCCCTGGCGCCGGGGGTGCGGGCGGTCGTGGCCCGGGGTGCCGTTCCTCTGCGACATCCCGCACGCCGTGGTCAGCACCGACGCCTACCCGTACCGGGAGATCCGCGACTACCTGGCGGTCCACCGCGACGCCGAGGACCGGGTGCTCGCCACCCTCGCCTACGTCGACGGGGTGAACTTCGCCCGGCGCTGCCGGCTGCCGGCCCGCTTCTCCGTCGCGCTGATGGACGACATCGTGCCGCCGTCGACGGTCTTCGCCGCCGTCAACGCCTGGCGCGGCCCCAGCGAGCTGTCGGTGTGGCGGTA
This region includes:
- a CDS encoding beta-glucosidase; translated protein: MTLDIESGAATWADPALDIDTRVDALVAAMTLPEKLAQLYGVWVGASADGGEVAPHQHEMEEPVDLDGLLDVGLGQLTRPFGTAPVDPALGALSLLRTQQRIVAANRFGIPAVAHEECLAGFAAWGATAYPVPLSWGATFDPDLIRRMATTIGADLRRVGVHQGLAPVLDVVRDARWGRVEETIGEDPYLVGTIGTAYVQGLESAGVVATLKHFVGYSASRGGRNHAPVGMGIRERADVMLPPFEMAIRESGVRSVMAAYTDTDGVPSTADEALLTGLLRETWGFDGTVVADYFGIAFLRTTQGVAGSWDEAAAAALAAGVDVELPTVRTFGAPLREALDAGRVPEALVDRAVRRVLRQKAQLGLLDPDWSPVPPALAGTDLADPDALRGRLDLDPPANRALAREVAERAVVLLANDGTLPLHRPARLALVGPQARQRTAVLGCYSFPAHVGAHHPEVPLGIDLPTLAEALRREFPDSELVTVTGVAVDGDDVTGVPAAVAAARDADVVIAALGDRAGLFGRGTSGEGCDAESLALPGAQQRLLDALLDTGTPVVVTLLAGRPYALGRAVDEAAAVVQSFFPGEEGTPAIAGVLSGRVDPSGRLPVSVPRRPGAQPSTYLSPRLGQANGVSNVDPTPAYGFGHGLTYTTFAWTDLVVDVPAAATDGELRLHFTLANTGDRAGSEVVQVYAHDPVASVVQPVQRLVGYRRIPLEPGAACRVEVTVPADLFAFTGRDGRRVVEPGALELRLAASSTDPRLVAAVSLHGPARHVDHRRALHPGFTVTPAPAAG